Proteins encoded within one genomic window of Synechococcus sp. PCC 7335:
- a CDS encoding DUF3134 domain-containing protein, producing MSNYNPSVRQIPRKDTAEVIPLQRDSSILNWLEGTGRLIPREPVDSIGDEPEPEELADLMGTEDKDDDDDPIEDDDDAEMSLDDD from the coding sequence ATGAGCAATTACAATCCGTCCGTTCGTCAGATTCCCCGTAAAGACACCGCCGAAGTGATCCCACTTCAAAGAGATTCCTCTATCCTAAACTGGTTAGAAGGAACTGGCCGTCTCATCCCTCGCGAGCCAGTCGACAGCATAGGGGATGAGCCCGAGCCTGAGGAACTTGCCGATCTTATGGGCACTGAAGACAAAGACGATGATGACGACCCTATTGAAGATGACGATGATGCTGAGATGTCACTAGATGATGACTAG
- a CDS encoding PD-(D/E)XK nuclease family protein: protein MLPLSQSHLTHFESCPRRYQHVFFDALSTPSTYEQHTKTQWGSQFHLLMQQKALDLPIQAVSKADTQMIASLDALANAAPGVFNHLPAARSPSAFSQSEHRRTLAFNDYLLTVVYDLVVFSRRSDGGQLADRSGDQSKGHIYDWKTHQTPQKKARLASDWQTRLYQFVLCETTDLTPDQISMTYWFVRLDESERSGMSASTTSIPPQPSSYQFDYDLAQHDQTRQDLLSLTDGLTEMRRRENFPKVAVEKGVCEHCPFALRCDRLPFSAATQPQTTQQLLRTASQLTADSVTEVTL, encoded by the coding sequence ATGCTGCCTCTCTCCCAAAGTCACCTTACACATTTTGAAAGCTGTCCTAGAAGATATCAGCACGTCTTCTTCGATGCGCTCTCTACCCCCTCTACCTATGAACAACATACCAAGACTCAGTGGGGAAGCCAGTTTCACCTATTGATGCAGCAAAAGGCATTAGATCTCCCTATCCAGGCTGTTTCCAAAGCAGATACTCAAATGATCGCCAGTTTGGACGCGCTAGCCAATGCAGCGCCCGGGGTTTTTAACCATTTGCCAGCAGCGCGATCGCCTAGCGCCTTTAGCCAAAGCGAACATCGCCGTACGCTCGCGTTCAATGACTATCTGCTAACGGTGGTTTATGACTTGGTGGTGTTTTCTAGGCGGTCAGATGGAGGCCAGTTAGCAGACCGGTCAGGAGACCAGTCAAAAGGACATATATATGATTGGAAGACGCATCAGACACCCCAAAAGAAAGCCCGATTAGCGTCAGACTGGCAAACGAGACTGTATCAGTTCGTGCTATGTGAAACCACCGATCTAACGCCCGATCAGATTTCTATGACCTATTGGTTTGTCCGATTGGATGAGTCTGAGCGCTCAGGGATGTCAGCATCTACAACGTCCATACCACCCCAGCCAAGCTCCTATCAATTTGACTATGATCTGGCCCAGCACGATCAAACGCGCCAAGACCTGTTATCACTAACAGATGGGCTGACAGAAATGCGGCGGCGAGAAAACTTTCCAAAGGTGGCAGTAGAAAAAGGTGTATGCGAACACTGCCCTTTTGCGCTTAGATGCGATCGCCTCCCCTTTTCAGCTGCTACCCAGCCTCAAACCACCCAACAGTTACTGCGAACGGCTAGCCAACTTACCGCCGATAGTGTCACAGAAGTGACTCTGTAG
- a CDS encoding PAP/fibrillin family protein: MLNKTDLRNAIANTNRGISTTANDRQAIASIIARVEDLNPTPNPLSAPELLAGDWRLLYTTSQELLGIDRIPFAALGNIYQCVRPSTSQIYNIAEVNSLPFCEGIISVVADFMPAPADESAYSQASATTTVETLSQRRVNVRFNRAVFGLQRSLGYQSPTQYIEQLQSTEKFNFLKGIDLAINSDRQQGWLEITYLDKDMRIGRGNQGSLFVLTKDT, translated from the coding sequence ATGTTGAATAAGACTGACTTAAGAAATGCGATCGCTAATACCAACCGCGGCATCTCGACAACCGCCAATGACCGCCAGGCGATCGCGAGTATTATTGCCCGTGTAGAAGATCTCAATCCCACGCCCAATCCTCTGTCAGCGCCTGAACTATTAGCAGGTGACTGGCGGCTGCTCTATACCACTAGTCAAGAGCTACTTGGTATTGATCGCATTCCGTTCGCGGCTTTAGGCAACATCTACCAGTGCGTTCGGCCATCCACTTCACAGATCTACAACATCGCAGAGGTTAACAGCCTACCTTTTTGCGAAGGAATTATCTCGGTAGTTGCTGACTTTATGCCTGCGCCAGCCGATGAGTCTGCCTATTCCCAAGCATCCGCCACCACTACTGTTGAAACCCTGTCTCAGCGCCGCGTCAACGTTAGGTTCAACCGAGCCGTGTTTGGACTGCAGCGATCGCTAGGCTATCAGTCCCCTACGCAATATATCGAGCAGCTCCAGTCAACCGAAAAATTCAACTTTCTAAAAGGCATAGATCTTGCCATCAACTCAGATCGCCAACAGGGCTGGCTAGAAATTACCTATCTAGACAAAGATATGCGCATTGGACGAGGCAACCAAGGTAGTTTATTCGTACTCACGAAGGATACTTAA
- a CDS encoding sodium:proton antiporter: MEASFEITLQIVLTVLAGIAAQVIAAYLKVPSIILLLIFGIALGTDGLNWIAPQTLGVGLEVIVSLCVALILFEGGLNLELKEIGKVSGSLRNLITIGTFITLVGGGMAAHWLAEFPWSIAFLYASLIVVTGPTVVTPLLKQVGAERKIATLLEGEGVLIDPVGAILAVVVLDIILNGDTDPAFVIGGLLARLGIGIAIGGGGGALMALFLRTADFLSEELRNLVVLAGTWGLYGLAQSVQGESGLMAAVAAGIVVRAISIPEERLLRRFKGQLTIFSVSVLFVLLAADLSIASVFELGSGSVLTVLVLMFVVRPVNVWACTFNSDLNWRQKAFMSWISPRGIVSASVASLFAILLTDRGINGGDSIKALVFLTIIMTVFAQGLTARSLAQALKVTSSSATGVVIVGCNPLGLKIGRLFKGRGESVVIIDTDKAACDNAKEEGFDVFVGSAMNGEILEEAGLSSIGTFLAVTNNGEVNSVIAERAKEEFQPPRVFAVLPRTQAGTADAKNDKARGEVKTPRLPVKKWNTYITDDAVQTGTYDFTEDAIAPQREQVNKLIEEGDVIPLVIEQAEKLEVALGETEWLAGSQLTYLIHDPTPQLLKRLSGARKPSRQIIKPTPEDSPAATGKSADKPAAKKALDGNGKGRSESAQPKPASSKSENIKAIQPRKLIEEP, translated from the coding sequence ATGGAAGCATCCTTCGAAATCACGCTGCAAATCGTTCTAACGGTCCTAGCAGGTATCGCTGCTCAGGTCATTGCAGCCTACCTAAAGGTTCCTAGTATCATTCTGCTGCTGATCTTTGGAATTGCCCTAGGGACCGATGGGTTGAACTGGATCGCTCCCCAGACACTAGGTGTCGGTCTAGAGGTGATTGTCTCATTATGCGTTGCTCTGATTCTTTTTGAAGGCGGACTGAACTTGGAGCTCAAAGAGATTGGCAAAGTCTCAGGCAGCCTGCGAAATCTGATCACCATTGGCACGTTCATCACACTCGTCGGTGGTGGAATGGCTGCTCACTGGCTAGCAGAGTTTCCCTGGTCGATTGCATTTTTGTATGCTTCGCTAATTGTTGTTACCGGGCCGACAGTCGTCACGCCATTGCTTAAGCAGGTCGGCGCAGAACGTAAGATTGCCACATTGCTAGAGGGTGAGGGCGTCTTGATTGATCCTGTTGGAGCGATTCTAGCGGTCGTCGTTCTAGACATCATTCTCAATGGTGATACTGATCCAGCCTTCGTGATAGGTGGACTGCTCGCTAGACTCGGTATCGGAATTGCTATTGGCGGTGGCGGCGGCGCACTAATGGCACTTTTCTTACGCACGGCAGATTTTTTATCGGAGGAGCTACGTAATCTGGTTGTGCTAGCCGGAACGTGGGGTTTGTATGGCCTTGCTCAAAGCGTACAGGGAGAGTCAGGGCTGATGGCAGCGGTCGCCGCAGGTATCGTGGTCCGAGCTATCTCAATCCCAGAAGAGCGGTTGCTCAGGAGGTTTAAAGGGCAGCTAACTATTTTTTCTGTGTCGGTGCTGTTCGTTTTGCTAGCGGCTGATCTATCAATAGCCAGCGTATTTGAGCTAGGGTCGGGCTCTGTGTTAACGGTACTTGTTTTAATGTTTGTCGTTCGGCCAGTTAATGTTTGGGCTTGCACATTCAATAGCGATCTCAACTGGCGACAGAAGGCTTTCATGAGCTGGATTTCGCCGCGTGGGATTGTTTCAGCCTCTGTAGCATCCTTGTTTGCCATTCTATTAACCGATCGAGGCATCAACGGTGGCGACTCGATTAAAGCCTTAGTGTTTTTGACTATTATCATGACCGTCTTTGCCCAAGGGCTAACGGCGCGCAGCCTAGCACAGGCACTCAAAGTAACCTCTAGCAGCGCAACGGGCGTGGTGATTGTCGGCTGTAATCCATTAGGACTAAAGATTGGTAGGTTGTTTAAAGGTAGAGGCGAGTCGGTTGTGATTATCGATACTGACAAGGCAGCCTGCGATAACGCCAAAGAAGAAGGCTTTGACGTCTTCGTCGGTTCAGCGATGAATGGAGAGATTCTAGAAGAAGCAGGCTTGAGTTCTATCGGCACATTTCTAGCTGTGACGAATAATGGGGAAGTGAACTCTGTGATCGCAGAACGAGCGAAAGAGGAGTTTCAGCCGCCTAGAGTGTTTGCAGTTCTGCCTCGGACCCAAGCAGGAACGGCTGATGCCAAAAATGATAAAGCAAGGGGTGAGGTGAAAACGCCCCGACTGCCTGTGAAGAAGTGGAACACGTATATCACTGACGATGCGGTTCAGACAGGAACGTATGACTTTACTGAAGATGCGATCGCCCCTCAAAGAGAACAAGTTAACAAACTTATTGAAGAGGGCGATGTCATCCCACTAGTAATCGAACAAGCCGAAAAGCTTGAAGTCGCACTAGGTGAAACCGAATGGCTCGCCGGAAGCCAGCTTACCTACCTAATTCACGATCCCACCCCCCAGCTACTCAAGCGGCTCTCCGGTGCTCGCAAGCCCTCCCGCCAGATCATCAAGCCTACTCCAGAAGACTCGCCAGCGGCCACTGGAAAGTCGGCAGACAAACCAGCGGCTAAGAAAGCCTTAGATGGGAATGGAAAAGGTAGAAGTGAATCCGCTCAGCCTAAACCGGCTTCGTCTAAGTCTGAAAATATTAAGGCGATCCAACCTAGAAAACTGATCGAGGAGCCCTAG
- a CDS encoding precorrin-2 C(20)-methyltransferase translates to MGSPLEQQPIPQQLPSEQLPGTLYGLGVGPGDPELITLKALNCLRSVPVVAFPAGLRGQSGVAQQIITPWLSPEQVQLPLQFPYVQDLEQLSVAWKQAAREVWPYLQTGNVAFACEGDISFYSTFTYLAQSLQQLHPDVKVSAIAGISSPMAAAAALGIPLTYQHQRLTILPALYDAQQLETALDSAEVIVLMKVSSVYSQVWKILAERRLLARSYVVQNATKADQVIYSDLRSHPNLKLPYFSIMIVQNN, encoded by the coding sequence ATGGGGAGCCCGCTCGAACAGCAGCCCATTCCTCAGCAACTACCTTCAGAGCAGCTACCAGGAACGCTTTATGGACTAGGCGTTGGACCAGGTGACCCAGAGTTGATTACGCTCAAGGCGCTCAACTGTCTGCGCTCGGTGCCTGTGGTGGCTTTCCCAGCAGGATTGCGAGGTCAGTCTGGTGTGGCACAGCAGATTATCACGCCGTGGCTATCGCCAGAACAGGTACAGCTACCCCTACAGTTTCCTTACGTGCAGGATCTAGAACAGCTAAGCGTTGCTTGGAAGCAAGCTGCTAGGGAAGTCTGGCCCTATTTGCAAACAGGCAATGTCGCCTTTGCTTGCGAAGGTGATATTAGCTTCTATAGTACCTTCACTTATTTAGCGCAGAGCTTGCAGCAGTTGCATCCTGATGTAAAGGTAAGTGCGATCGCTGGTATCTCCTCTCCAATGGCCGCTGCTGCTGCCCTCGGCATTCCTCTAACCTATCAACACCAAAGGCTGACTATCTTGCCTGCGCTCTATGACGCTCAGCAACTAGAGACTGCGCTCGACTCAGCAGAAGTTATTGTTCTTATGAAAGTTAGCAGTGTCTATAGTCAAGTGTGGAAGATACTAGCCGAGCGGCGACTGCTGGCGCGTAGCTATGTTGTTCAGAACGCCACCAAAGCTGATCAGGTCATCTACAGTGATCTTCGGTCACATCCAAATCTCAAGCTACCGTACTTTTCGATCATGATTGTGCAAAACAATTGA